A window of Budorcas taxicolor isolate Tak-1 unplaced genomic scaffold, Takin1.1 scaffold340, whole genome shotgun sequence contains these coding sequences:
- the LOC128071313 gene encoding prefoldin subunit 6-like: MAELIQKKLQGEVEKYQQLQKDLSKSMSGRQKLEAQLTENNIVKEELALLDGSNVVFKLLGPVLVKQELGEARATVGKRLDYITAEIKRYESQLRDLEKQSERQRETLAQLQEFQRAQAARAGAPGEA, encoded by the coding sequence ATGGCTGAGCTAATCCAGAAGAAGCTGCAGGGGGaagtggagaaatatcaacagctgcAGAAGGACTTGAGTAAATCCATGTCAGGGAGGCAGAAACTAGAGGCACAACTAACTGAAAACAATATCGTGAAGGAGGAACTGGCCCTGCTGGATGGGTCCAACGTGGTGTTTAAACTTCTGGGGCCCGTGTTGGTCAAACAGGAGCTGGGGGAAGCTCGGGCCACAGTGGGGAAAAGGCTGGACTACATCACAGCTGAGATTAAGCGGTATGAATCCCAGCTCCGAGACCTAGAGAAGCAGTCAGAACGACAGAGGGAGACCCTGGCTCAGCTGCAGGAGTTTCAGCGGGCGCAGGCAGCAAGGGCAGGGGCTCCTGGGGAAGCCTGA